A region from the Nitrososphaera sp. genome encodes:
- a CDS encoding ATPase domain-containing protein has product MESNTLLPGQEFILASGNHIPRSVLLVLGTAGSGKTAYSLEFLRSGLSAGEKCLYMNCSSRLRRERFESFFGGEAKPQFESLLDEKTNKLKTLQNLSGFLLSWLDAQVDTSKTRIVIDSITDLTVRFAFDEVTRLVAELYDKLSASNSAAILTIAGNSPTAPMLDTLGSLVDGIIQLKVEDSGNEVQRSMRLFSLQSGQGNSRWVKYTIDANGSLHFIAPDGDSSRPKAVYCKLCDRQIIGEVAYADSGQSPFHPHCFDTYRKIGELYGSHMLYSLEPGVVNASFFFIDIVGLSNPLLSVEKQINKIRDLNSLILSCEAFSKVAKDRKIVLPTGDGMAVGFLLDPELPMQLSIQLHKKLRQFNAGKSPEDHLGVRIGLSTGPVFVVRDVNNNQNVWGPGIILARRVMDFGDDGHVLLADNIAETLIGIKDEYRKEIRLLKEAQKLKHGQALKIYSAHSEEFGNSAVPARLDLS; this is encoded by the coding sequence ATGGAATCAAACACTCTTCTTCCAGGACAGGAATTTATCTTGGCAAGCGGGAACCATATCCCAAGATCAGTGCTTCTGGTTCTGGGGACTGCTGGCTCTGGCAAGACAGCATACAGCCTCGAGTTCTTGCGTAGTGGCCTATCAGCAGGAGAAAAGTGCCTCTACATGAATTGCTCTTCCCGCTTGAGGCGAGAGCGATTCGAGTCATTTTTCGGTGGCGAAGCGAAGCCCCAATTCGAAAGTCTTCTTGATGAGAAAACCAACAAGCTGAAGACGCTTCAAAATCTTTCAGGATTCCTTTTGAGCTGGCTGGACGCGCAGGTCGACACATCAAAGACCCGGATAGTGATTGACTCAATCACGGATCTCACAGTTCGGTTCGCGTTTGATGAAGTGACAAGGCTCGTTGCGGAGCTATATGACAAGCTCAGTGCAAGCAATTCAGCTGCCATCCTGACAATTGCAGGGAACAGCCCAACCGCCCCCATGCTAGATACCTTGGGATCACTTGTAGACGGAATAATCCAGCTGAAGGTGGAGGATTCAGGAAATGAGGTGCAGAGAAGCATGCGGCTCTTCTCTCTCCAAAGCGGACAGGGCAACTCGAGATGGGTCAAATACACGATAGACGCCAACGGCAGCCTTCACTTCATTGCCCCAGACGGCGACTCGTCAAGGCCCAAGGCGGTATACTGCAAGCTGTGCGACCGCCAGATTATAGGTGAAGTGGCCTATGCAGATTCGGGGCAATCGCCGTTTCATCCACACTGCTTTGATACATACCGAAAGATTGGCGAACTTTATGGATCGCACATGCTTTATTCTCTCGAGCCCGGTGTGGTAAATGCAAGTTTCTTTTTTATCGACATCGTTGGTTTGTCAAATCCGCTGTTATCTGTCGAAAAGCAGATCAATAAGATAAGGGACTTGAATTCGCTCATCCTCTCATGCGAAGCTTTCTCCAAGGTGGCCAAGGACAGGAAGATTGTGCTTCCCACGGGCGACGGAATGGCCGTGGGATTCCTGCTGGATCCGGAGCTCCCCATGCAACTCAGCATCCAGCTTCACAAGAAGCTCCGGCAATTTAACGCCGGCAAGAGCCCTGAAGATCATTTGGGGGTTAGAATCGGACTCAGCACGGGGCCGGTCTTTGTTGTGCGCGACGTGAATAATAATCAAAACGTCTGGGGTCCGGGAATCATACTTGCAAGGAGAGTGATGGACTTTGGGGATGACGGCCATGTACTTCTTGCAGACAACATTGCGGAGACGCTTATCGGGATCAAAGACGAATACAGAAAAGAGATAAGACTTCTGAAAGAAGCACAAAAGCTGAAGCACGGCCAGGCACTCAAGATATACTCGGCACATTCTGAAGAATTTGGTAACTCCGCGGTGCCTGCGCGCCTGGACCTAAGTTAA
- a CDS encoding AAA family ATPase has translation MATKCVAFHSYKGGTGKTTIASNIAALLAVKGFKVGLLDLDVYAPSLLAYFEKKPRKWLNDYLFGEAEVEDVMIPVTDTLLEHERQHGNRDINGKLWVGFSSVKKEDIYKIEAGTSEDTKSQLRKFILLRQNLIRDYELDYIIIDTSPGIRYWSMNALAVADILFLTLKQGDIDIEGTMKLASEIYGSLAKYGTKSFLLFNRVAGYCVPDHHTSIGKEQSSAVNGTYAENPQDALSMQTKMEVISAIPCYCDIQFSKKEFLTALRYPLHPFTRQLENLAGSLTAKL, from the coding sequence ATGGCTACGAAATGTGTCGCCTTTCACTCATACAAGGGCGGCACTGGGAAGACGACCATTGCCTCAAATATCGCGGCACTTTTGGCCGTCAAAGGTTTCAAGGTTGGACTACTTGACCTTGATGTATATGCTCCGAGTCTGCTAGCATATTTTGAAAAGAAGCCGAGGAAATGGCTGAATGACTACCTGTTTGGTGAAGCAGAGGTTGAGGATGTAATGATACCGGTGACCGATACTCTGCTTGAACATGAGAGGCAACATGGCAACCGTGACATTAACGGAAAGTTGTGGGTGGGGTTTAGCAGCGTGAAAAAAGAGGACATTTACAAGATAGAGGCCGGGACTTCAGAAGACACCAAGTCCCAGCTCAGAAAGTTCATACTACTTAGGCAGAATCTGATCCGAGACTATGAACTTGATTATATCATAATCGACACCAGCCCGGGCATACGATACTGGTCAATGAATGCACTCGCCGTTGCAGACATACTTTTCCTTACCCTAAAACAGGGCGATATCGACATCGAGGGAACGATGAAGCTGGCTTCAGAAATTTACGGGTCACTGGCAAAGTATGGAACAAAATCGTTTCTCCTTTTCAACAGAGTCGCAGGCTATTGCGTCCCAGATCATCATACTTCAATAGGAAAAGAGCAAAGTTCCGCGGTAAACGGCACGTATGCAGAAAATCCGCAGGACGCGCTTTCCATGCAGACAAAAATGGAAGTTATCTCTGCCATCCCATGCTACTGTGACATACAATTCAGCAAGAAAGAGTTTCTGACGGCCCTGAGATATCCTTTGCATCCGTTTACGAGACAGCTTGAGAACCTCGCAGGCTCATTGACTGCAAAGCTGTAG
- a CDS encoding nickel-binding protein, translated as MPIFLDVHKVPFSEDNLRELCKSPPDEFGVSHVNLFYNKESSVCFCLLNAPDLDAVERHHKKVNIECEWITEVTNIVNDAFKQDQMK; from the coding sequence TTGCCGATCTTTCTGGACGTACACAAGGTGCCGTTTAGCGAGGATAATCTGAGAGAACTCTGCAAATCTCCTCCAGACGAATTTGGCGTATCACACGTAAACCTCTTTTACAACAAGGAATCAAGCGTCTGCTTTTGCTTGCTCAATGCACCAGACCTGGATGCCGTTGAACGACACCACAAAAAGGTGAATATTGAGTGCGAGTGGATAACTGAAGTCACTAATATCGTGAATGACGCGTTCAAACAGGATCAAATGAAATAG
- a CDS encoding FprA family A-type flavoprotein translates to MPEVSRTFYFPKGKEAEISEISDGIYRISAFVEEYGITFNQFLIDDDSPTLIHTGPIGMYDAIEQKVREVMPVEKLSYVAFLHFESDEWGGIDFLKAPKAKLVCSDLSSKLNLMGWKGVPSDHISFWDNESLKTGKRNFKFIMTPHVHHWDSMMMFEETTGTLFPSDLFIQPGNNGPFVSEDRSESMLGLYRAIGIFSSEKPVRQTSRRLTKLDPKTVCPMHGSCIDRSMFSRYVDAILKEDFAYSGKVLGQDVQVVDEV, encoded by the coding sequence ATGCCCGAAGTCAGCCGCACCTTTTACTTCCCCAAAGGAAAAGAGGCCGAGATTTCAGAGATCAGTGACGGCATTTATCGCATCTCTGCGTTTGTTGAGGAGTATGGAATAACCTTCAACCAGTTCCTAATCGACGACGACTCCCCGACGCTTATCCATACTGGGCCAATCGGGATGTATGATGCGATTGAGCAAAAGGTTAGGGAAGTCATGCCCGTGGAGAAGCTCTCCTACGTCGCATTTCTGCACTTTGAAAGCGACGAATGGGGAGGCATCGACTTTCTCAAAGCGCCCAAGGCAAAGCTGGTTTGCAGCGACCTCAGCTCGAAATTGAATCTTATGGGCTGGAAAGGCGTCCCGTCCGACCACATATCATTCTGGGATAATGAGAGTCTGAAAACCGGCAAGAGGAACTTCAAATTCATAATGACACCCCATGTGCACCACTGGGACAGTATGATGATGTTTGAAGAAACAACGGGTACGCTATTCCCTTCAGACCTCTTTATTCAGCCGGGCAATAACGGCCCATTTGTCTCTGAAGACAGGTCAGAGTCGATGCTTGGACTTTACAGGGCGATTGGAATATTCTCTTCTGAAAAGCCCGTAAGGCAGACGTCCCGTAGGTTGACCAAGCTTGACCCCAAAACTGTTTGTCCAATGCACGGGTCATGCATCGACAGGTCAATGTTTTCAAGATATGTCGATGCTATACTGAAGGAGGATTTTGCGTACAGCGGCAAGGTTTTGGGCCAGGATGTACAGGTTGTGGATGAGGTATGA
- a CDS encoding DUF2795 domain-containing protein — protein MSSDEREHPEQIPSRANEGLTSKAVSEQGGIEGMRKEVDVKSYPKAAAVGQLLKDLQFPTSKQQILDYANRARPQSEEILSALQRIQDRQYSNVADVAEAAGLVRQ, from the coding sequence ATGTCATCAGATGAGCGCGAACACCCCGAGCAAATCCCGAGCAGGGCAAATGAGGGATTAACTAGCAAAGCGGTCAGCGAACAGGGAGGCATTGAAGGCATGAGAAAAGAAGTGGACGTCAAGTCATATCCAAAAGCAGCGGCCGTCGGTCAATTGCTAAAGGATCTGCAGTTTCCAACAAGCAAGCAGCAGATACTGGACTATGCAAACAGGGCCAGGCCGCAAAGTGAGGAGATACTTTCTGCGCTGCAGAGAATTCAGGACAGGCAGTATAGCAATGTTGCAGATGTGGCAGAAGCCGCGGGCCTCGTAAGGCAGTAG